From the genome of Hydrogenophaga sp. PBL-H3, one region includes:
- a CDS encoding DUF4031 domain-containing protein, whose amino-acid sequence MTVYVDNMRASYGRMKMWHMLADTDEELHAMADFIGVQRKWWQSPEHTSGSHYDIALSKRALAVLCGAVEITWRQAGAMNSRRRASGRLGPPEDAIQWLEEYRAARRAARHAQPARQSVDGTCNSRGREDAV is encoded by the coding sequence ATGACTGTGTATGTCGACAACATGAGAGCGAGCTACGGACGCATGAAGATGTGGCACATGTTGGCTGACACCGACGAAGAACTTCATGCAATGGCCGACTTCATTGGGGTGCAGCGCAAGTGGTGGCAGTCACCAGAGCACACCAGTGGGAGCCACTACGACATCGCCCTGTCCAAACGTGCCTTGGCGGTTCTCTGTGGCGCGGTGGAAATCACCTGGCGGCAAGCCGGCGCGATGAACAGCAGACGCCGGGCGAGTGGAAGACTGGGGCCGCCAGAGGACGCTATTCAGTGGCTAGAGGAGTACAGGGCCGCACGCCGCGCAGCGCGTCATGCGCAGCCGGCACGCCAAAGCGTCGACGGGACGTGCAACTCTCGCGGCAGGGAAGATGCTGTATAA